A genome region from Methylobacterium sp. FF17 includes the following:
- a CDS encoding methyltransferase domain-containing protein — protein sequence MRSSTSGDLLADRRYAYAQGCLDDGDPDGAAEMAEQALEIAPRFAPAWFLLGRAREARYARDGGADEHRAALRAYAAALEIDPDDAQGARLALVRIGAGAAVSAVSPGYVRALFDAYAPRFDRHLVDGLSYRGHQLVAAALDAAGDGSLGRVIDLGCGTGLVGAALGNRPEHLTGIDLSPEMLARAERRGCYHRLALNELVAALAEEAPASVDCVTAADVMIYVGDFARVLAAAAQVLGPGGRFAFTVQSHPGDGLILGTDARYAHGDALVRQAVPAAGLALTRFTSASPRRENGRDVPGRVVVAEKPGASRLRSHT from the coding sequence ATGAGATCCTCCACCTCCGGCGACCTCCTCGCCGACCGGCGCTACGCCTACGCCCAGGGCTGCCTCGACGACGGCGACCCGGACGGCGCCGCCGAGATGGCCGAGCAGGCCCTGGAGATCGCGCCCCGCTTCGCCCCGGCCTGGTTCCTCCTCGGTCGCGCCCGCGAGGCCCGGTACGCGCGGGACGGGGGGGCGGACGAGCACCGTGCCGCCCTGCGCGCCTACGCCGCCGCCCTGGAGATCGACCCCGACGACGCGCAGGGCGCCCGCCTCGCCCTGGTGCGCATCGGCGCGGGCGCGGCGGTGTCGGCGGTCTCGCCGGGCTATGTCCGCGCGCTGTTCGACGCCTACGCCCCGCGCTTCGACCGGCACCTCGTGGACGGCCTGTCCTATCGCGGCCACCAACTCGTTGCCGCCGCCCTCGACGCGGCCGGCGACGGGAGCCTCGGCCGGGTGATCGACCTCGGCTGCGGCACCGGCCTGGTGGGCGCGGCCCTCGGGAATCGTCCGGAGCACCTGACGGGCATCGATCTCTCGCCCGAGATGCTGGCGCGGGCGGAGCGCCGGGGCTGCTACCATCGCCTCGCCCTGAACGAACTCGTCGCGGCACTGGCCGAGGAGGCCCCGGCCTCGGTGGATTGCGTGACGGCGGCCGACGTCATGATCTATGTCGGCGATTTCGCGCGCGTGCTCGCCGCCGCCGCCCAGGTGCTGGGGCCGGGCGGGCGCTTCGCCTTCACGGTCCAGTCCCATCCGGGCGACGGGCTCATCCTCGGCACGGATGCGCGCTACGCCCACGGCGACGCCCTGGTGCGGCAGGCCGTGCCGGCGGCGGGCCTCGCGCTCACGCGGTTCACATCGGCCTCCCCGCGCCGCGAGAACGGCCGCGACGTGCCCGGGCGGGTGGTGGTGGCGGAGAAGCCGGGCGCTTCACGTTTGCGTTCGCACACTTGA
- a CDS encoding YoaK family protein codes for MAETQNKSFPASAATRIPFALALSAVAGCADSIGFLEFSQLFMSFMSGNTTRFGVSVSRFDWESTSRVASVIVLFCFGAFAGTLIAAWVGRWRLSVLLLLQSVLLTIGLIIPHGTFAFPLHAYPIVIALGLQNATLQDEGGRSLALTYVTGAVVRFGTGLANLILGTVAPSFWIQAPLWAALSTGAVIGGFLQMRYGEDAFLFPAAVSALLAVIALVLTIVKPGSRYVSGEVETHPPDGTAAVRI; via the coding sequence ATGGCAGAGACGCAGAACAAGTCGTTCCCGGCGAGCGCCGCGACCCGCATCCCCTTCGCACTGGCGCTCTCCGCGGTCGCAGGCTGCGCCGATTCGATCGGCTTCCTCGAATTCTCGCAGCTGTTCATGTCCTTCATGAGCGGGAACACGACGCGGTTCGGCGTCTCGGTGAGCCGGTTCGACTGGGAGAGCACGTCGCGCGTCGCCTCCGTCATCGTGCTGTTCTGCTTCGGCGCCTTCGCGGGCACGCTCATCGCCGCCTGGGTGGGGCGCTGGCGTCTCTCGGTGCTGCTCCTGCTGCAATCGGTACTGCTGACCATCGGGCTCATCATCCCGCACGGCACCTTCGCCTTCCCGCTCCACGCCTACCCCATCGTGATCGCGCTGGGCCTGCAGAACGCGACCCTGCAGGACGAGGGCGGCCGCAGCCTCGCGCTCACCTACGTCACCGGCGCTGTGGTCCGGTTCGGCACCGGGCTCGCCAACCTGATCCTCGGCACGGTGGCGCCCTCGTTCTGGATCCAGGCACCCCTGTGGGCGGCCCTCAGCACCGGCGCCGTCATCGGCGGCTTCCTGCAGATGCGCTACGGCGAGGACGCCTTCCTGTTCCCGGCCGCCGTCTCGGCGCTGCTCGCGGTCATCGCCCTGGTGCTGACGATCGTGAAGCCCGGCAGCCGCTACGTCAGCGGCGAGGTCGAGACGCATCCGCCGGACGGCACGGCTGCGGTGCGGATCTAA
- the arfB gene encoding alternative ribosome rescue aminoacyl-tRNA hydrolase ArfB has product MALQCTPHIAIDEAELEETFVRASGPGGQNVNKLSTAVQLRFDARRSASLPDAVAVRLMRLAGKRLTVDGVIVISAQRFRTQDRNRADARERLAELVAEAAVPPTPRRATRPTLASKKRRLDDKSKRSATKRLRGSSAD; this is encoded by the coding sequence GTGGCCCTGCAGTGCACGCCTCACATCGCCATCGACGAGGCGGAGCTGGAGGAGACCTTCGTGCGTGCGTCCGGCCCCGGCGGCCAGAACGTCAACAAGCTCTCCACGGCGGTGCAGCTGCGCTTCGATGCCCGTCGCTCGGCGTCCCTGCCCGACGCGGTGGCGGTGCGGCTGATGCGGCTGGCGGGCAAGCGCCTGACGGTGGACGGCGTCATCGTTATCAGCGCCCAGCGCTTCCGGACGCAAGACCGCAACCGGGCCGATGCCCGCGAGCGCCTGGCCGAACTGGTGGCCGAGGCGGCGGTGCCGCCGACGCCCCGGCGCGCCACGCGCCCGACCCTGGCCTCGAAGAAGCGCCGCCTCGACGACAAGTCGAAGCGGAGCGCCACCAAGCGCCTGCGCGGGAGCAGCGCCGATTAG
- a CDS encoding BolA family protein produces the protein MSETGTLKAWIDETLRAQLAPEALEVIDESHLHAGHSGARPEGETHFRLDVVAAAFEGKSRVERHRIVNGALEPAFKRGLHALAVRARTPAEAA, from the coding sequence ATGAGCGAGACGGGAACCCTGAAGGCGTGGATCGACGAGACCCTGCGGGCGCAACTGGCGCCCGAGGCTCTGGAGGTCATCGACGAATCACACCTGCATGCCGGCCATTCGGGCGCGCGCCCGGAGGGCGAGACGCATTTCCGGCTGGACGTCGTCGCCGCCGCCTTCGAGGGCAAGAGCCGGGTCGAGCGTCACCGCATCGTCAACGGCGCCCTCGAACCGGCATTCAAGCGCGGTCTCCACGCCCTGGCGGTGCGCGCCCGCACCCCCGCCGAGGCCGCCTGA
- a CDS encoding J domain-containing protein gives MDLNSPLFDSIRIKPSCDEPKAAATQTCETPGCKNPGLYRAPKGRKAEGQYWRFCMDHVRAYNATYNYFDGMNDAAVQAYQKDAIIGHRPTWAMGVNPAGAGEKGKAAPKRDWAYVDPLDILRAEGVGETARRKAAPEPRRPRHSATILKALDVLGLDETADAGAIKAQYKTLVKRFHPDANGGDRSFEERLRDIIRAHDALRAAGLC, from the coding sequence ATGGATCTCAACTCGCCCCTGTTCGACAGCATCCGCATCAAGCCGTCCTGCGACGAGCCGAAGGCGGCTGCGACCCAGACCTGCGAGACCCCGGGCTGCAAGAATCCGGGCCTCTACCGCGCGCCCAAGGGCCGGAAGGCGGAAGGGCAGTACTGGCGCTTCTGCATGGACCACGTGCGCGCCTACAACGCCACCTACAACTACTTCGACGGCATGAACGACGCCGCCGTGCAGGCCTACCAGAAGGACGCCATCATCGGGCACCGGCCGACCTGGGCGATGGGGGTGAACCCCGCCGGCGCCGGCGAGAAGGGCAAGGCCGCGCCCAAGCGCGACTGGGCCTATGTCGACCCGCTGGACATCCTGCGCGCGGAGGGCGTCGGCGAGACGGCCCGGCGCAAGGCCGCACCCGAGCCGCGGCGGCCCCGGCACTCGGCCACCATCCTCAAGGCGCTGGACGTGCTCGGCCTCGACGAGACCGCGGATGCGGGTGCGATCAAGGCGCAGTACAAGACCCTGGTGAAGCGCTTCCACCCCGACGCCAACGGGGGCGACCGCTCCTTCGAGGAGCGCCTGCGCGACATCATCCGCGCCCACGATGCCCTGCGCGCCGCCGGGCTGTGCTGA
- the cobS gene encoding cobaltochelatase subunit CobS, which translates to MLSDVTPASLPDRTVSVREAFGIDLDLQVPAFSQTDEHVPALDPDYIFDRETTLAILAGFARNRRVMVTGYHGTGKSTHIEQVAARLNWPCIRINLDSHVSRIDLVGKDAIVVRDGKQVTAFQDGILPWALQNNVALVFDEYDAGRPDVMFVIQRVLELSGRLTLLDQKRVISPHPAFRLFATANTVGLGDTSGLYHGTQQINQGQMDRWSIVTTLNYLAHDREVDIVLSKATHYQRDGGRDIVNRMVRVADLTRNAFMNGDLSTVMSPRTVITWAENADIFKDIGFAFRVTFLNKCDELERTLVAEFYQRAFGKDLPESASNVALS; encoded by the coding sequence ATGCTTTCTGACGTCACGCCCGCCTCGCTGCCCGACCGGACCGTCTCCGTCCGCGAGGCCTTCGGCATCGACCTCGACCTCCAGGTGCCCGCGTTCTCCCAGACCGACGAGCACGTGCCCGCCCTCGATCCGGACTACATCTTCGACCGCGAGACCACCCTGGCGATCCTGGCGGGCTTCGCCCGCAACCGCCGCGTGATGGTCACCGGTTATCACGGCACCGGCAAATCGACCCATATCGAGCAGGTGGCCGCCCGCCTGAACTGGCCCTGCATCCGAATCAACCTCGACAGCCACGTCTCGCGCATCGACCTCGTCGGCAAGGACGCGATCGTTGTGCGCGACGGCAAGCAGGTCACGGCCTTCCAGGACGGCATCCTGCCCTGGGCGCTGCAGAACAACGTCGCGCTCGTGTTCGACGAGTACGACGCGGGCCGCCCGGACGTCATGTTCGTGATCCAGCGCGTGCTCGAGCTCTCGGGCCGCCTCACGCTCCTCGACCAGAAGCGCGTCATCAGCCCCCACCCGGCCTTCCGCCTGTTCGCCACCGCCAACACCGTCGGCCTCGGCGACACCTCGGGCCTCTATCACGGCACGCAGCAGATCAACCAGGGCCAGATGGACCGCTGGTCCATCGTCACCACGCTGAACTACCTCGCGCATGACCGCGAGGTGGACATCGTCCTCTCGAAGGCGACGCACTACCAGCGCGACGGCGGACGCGACATCGTCAACCGCATGGTGCGCGTGGCGGACCTCACCCGCAACGCCTTCATGAACGGCGACCTCTCCACCGTGATGAGCCCGCGCACGGTGATCACCTGGGCCGAGAACGCCGACATCTTCAAGGATATCGGCTTCGCCTTCCGGGTGACCTTCCTCAACAAGTGCGACGAGCTGGAGCGCACCCTGGTGGCGGAATTCTACCAGCGCGCCTTCGGCAAGGACCTGCCCGAGAGCGCGTCGAACGTCGCGCTGAGCTGA
- a CDS encoding DUF29 domain-containing protein, producing MAEPALKDETRETSPSERAPNRARYEDDFYAWLIQQADLLRARRFEDLDLEHVAEELEGLSKSEFNRLRSTLRVLVMHMLKWDQQPEHRTPNWIFSIREQRRRYMRILADNPGLKPRRDEALGTAYPDARDWAADETHLSPDEFPPECPYAWDDILERPFDFDSVKT from the coding sequence ATGGCCGAGCCGGCCCTGAAGGATGAGACACGGGAGACATCGCCCTCCGAGCGCGCACCGAACCGTGCGCGCTACGAGGACGATTTCTACGCGTGGCTGATCCAGCAGGCCGACCTTCTGCGAGCGCGTCGCTTCGAGGATCTCGATCTCGAGCACGTGGCCGAGGAGCTTGAGGGCTTGTCGAAGAGCGAATTCAACAGACTTCGCAGCACCCTGCGCGTTCTCGTGATGCACATGCTGAAATGGGACCAGCAACCGGAGCACCGGACGCCGAACTGGATCTTCTCGATCCGCGAGCAGCGGCGGCGTTACATGCGGATCCTGGCGGACAATCCGGGGCTGAAGCCCCGCCGTGACGAGGCCCTCGGCACCGCCTATCCAGACGCTCGCGACTGGGCCGCCGATGAGACTCACCTTTCGCCAGATGAGTTTCCGCCTGAATGCCCCTACGCCTGGGACGATATCCTGGAGCGCCCCTTCGATTTCGACTCGGTGAAGACATAA